One Pseudonocardia sediminis DNA window includes the following coding sequences:
- a CDS encoding type VII secretion-associated protein — protein MTPVVAVQAGVSATRLAAHGPDGRPEVVATLPAGTAPAAALEALYGDAPVPLVVLVHPPGQGPEEVAASAEQLRPWATTVRPVPAPLAVLAGLRDAAPRPLAGGSSASPDSARPSPGPPRLVVDAGASGTDLTVVVGERVLPPRRVDVGGDRLDAVLGTALGLTPVLTRPVRESLSWRTEVVLPGGGRCDAERCREVLRPALAELSAAVAETVRRSGAAEVVLAGGLARTPLLAATLDDAVAVPVRVAGTPEAAAVLGAVGLDDPGRDAERDVTAVPGAHRSPDVPPGTSGDVPGGRRPAAPAGGLRSRWADPALPAGGPGIAVVRRRRRVRLRGAPVAAALGIALVAAGTMAGRGPAEPDPSAGAALVVQYGYSTVLPAGWEHTGGRPESRRTLLTRAGSPAGVELIAVERTPLGYDSAVEPERARAELAAEFRRRSGEEDLRDYRDDTVAGRPVVRYRQAGPGPAVDWFVLFTGTDELVVGCRYPDAPAVAPACAAVVASVRPTG, from the coding sequence GTGACGCCGGTGGTCGCGGTGCAGGCGGGGGTGTCGGCGACGCGGCTGGCCGCGCACGGGCCCGACGGGCGTCCCGAGGTCGTCGCGACGCTGCCGGCCGGGACCGCGCCCGCCGCCGCGCTGGAGGCGCTGTACGGGGACGCACCGGTGCCCCTCGTCGTGCTCGTGCACCCGCCGGGGCAGGGGCCGGAGGAGGTCGCGGCGTCGGCCGAGCAGCTCCGGCCGTGGGCGACGACGGTGCGCCCGGTCCCCGCCCCGCTCGCCGTCCTCGCCGGGCTCCGGGACGCCGCACCCCGCCCCCTCGCCGGAGGCAGCAGCGCGTCGCCGGACTCGGCTCGTCCGTCGCCGGGCCCGCCCCGTCTCGTCGTCGATGCGGGTGCCTCGGGGACCGACCTGACGGTCGTCGTGGGGGAGCGGGTGCTGCCTCCGCGACGGGTGGACGTCGGCGGCGACCGGCTCGACGCCGTGCTCGGTACGGCTCTCGGACTGACCCCGGTGCTCACCCGGCCGGTGCGCGAGTCGCTGTCGTGGCGTACCGAGGTCGTCCTGCCCGGCGGGGGACGCTGCGACGCCGAACGGTGCCGGGAGGTGCTCCGGCCCGCCCTCGCCGAGCTGTCCGCCGCCGTCGCCGAGACCGTGCGACGGTCCGGTGCGGCCGAGGTGGTGCTCGCCGGTGGGCTCGCCCGGACCCCGCTCCTGGCCGCGACGCTCGACGACGCCGTGGCGGTCCCGGTGCGCGTCGCCGGGACCCCGGAGGCCGCGGCCGTCCTCGGCGCCGTCGGTCTCGACGATCCGGGCCGGGACGCCGAGCGGGACGTCACGGCTGTTCCGGGGGCTCACAGGAGCCCTGACGTCCCTCCCGGGACGAGTGGTGACGTCCCGGGAGGTCGACGCCCGGCAGCGCCGGCCGGTGGCCTGCGAAGCCGCTGGGCCGACCCGGCACTTCCCGCCGGAGGCCCGGGGATCGCCGTCGTCCGACGTCGCCGGAGGGTCCGTCTCCGGGGCGCGCCGGTCGCCGCCGCGCTCGGGATCGCCCTCGTCGCCGCGGGCACGATGGCCGGTCGCGGACCGGCGGAGCCCGATCCGTCGGCGGGCGCCGCGCTCGTCGTCCAGTACGGCTACTCGACGGTGCTGCCCGCCGGGTGGGAGCACACCGGCGGGCGTCCGGAGAGCCGCCGGACCCTGCTCACCCGTGCCGGCTCCCCGGCCGGTGTCGAGCTGATCGCCGTCGAACGCACCCCGCTCGGCTACGACAGCGCCGTCGAACCGGAGCGCGCCCGCGCCGAGCTGGCCGCGGAGTTCCGGCGCCGCTCGGGCGAGGAGGACCTGCGCGACTACCGCGACGACACCGTCGCCGGCCGTCCGGTCGTCCGCTACCGCCAGGCCGGTCCCGGACCGGCCGTGGACTGGTTCGTGCTCTTCACCGGCACCGACGAGCTCGTCGTCGGTTGCCGGTACCCGGACGCGCCCGCCGTGGCTCCGGCGTGCGCCGCGGTCGTCGCGTCGGTGCGCCCGACCGGCTGA
- a CDS encoding WXG100 family type VII secretion target: MAPTADGFGTTTEEMARAAQHVDAVNESVRAELAGLRGKLEPLAGLWTGRASVEFVRLMQRWDTDAQQLNEALRTIGGALQGSRTSYEQREQDQAQAMSGIASALG, from the coding sequence ATGGCCCCGACGGCCGACGGTTTCGGAACGACGACCGAGGAGATGGCACGGGCGGCCCAGCACGTCGACGCCGTGAACGAGTCCGTGCGGGCCGAGCTGGCCGGGCTGCGCGGGAAGCTGGAGCCCCTCGCCGGGCTCTGGACCGGCCGCGCGTCGGTCGAGTTCGTCAGGCTGATGCAGCGCTGGGACACCGACGCGCAGCAGCTCAACGAGGCCCTGCGCACCATCGGCGGGGCCCTGCAGGGGTCGCGCACCAGCTACGAGCAGCGCGAGCAGGACCAGGCCCAGGCCATGTCCGGCATCGCGTCGGCGCTGGGCTGA
- a CDS encoding WXG100 family type VII secretion target, with product MSSPEIKVTFSALSTAQTDVAATAGRIRAQLEDLKKFLAPMVSTWSGQAAEDYQVTQRKWDTSANDLAQVLAQIGTALGAAHDNYRQTEQANAARWRA from the coding sequence ATGAGCAGCCCCGAGATCAAGGTCACCTTCAGTGCGCTGTCCACCGCGCAGACCGACGTCGCCGCGACGGCCGGGCGGATCCGCGCCCAGCTGGAGGACCTGAAGAAGTTCCTCGCCCCGATGGTCTCCACCTGGAGCGGTCAGGCCGCCGAGGACTACCAGGTGACCCAGCGCAAGTGGGACACCTCGGCGAACGACCTCGCCCAGGTGCTCGCCCAGATCGGTACCGCGCTGGGCGCCGCGCACGACAACTACCGCCAGACCGAGCAGGCCAACGCCGCCCGCTGGAGGGCGTGA